From Streptomyces fungicidicus, one genomic window encodes:
- the nuoN gene encoding NADH-quinone oxidoreductase subunit NuoN: MSATAVHSLWTTAADPISKIDAPKIEYGQLAPTLIIVGAAIVGMLVEAFVPRKSRYYAQMFVSVVALAAAFAAVVALAAKGYATTKAGIAAMGAIAVDGPALFLQGTILLTALVGLFTFAERRLDPEAHGNRVDSFAAQAAAVPGSDSEKQAVKAGFTTTEVFPLLLFAVAGMLVFPAANDLLTLFVALEVLSLPLYLLCALARRKRLLSQEAAVKYFLLGAFASAFTLFGIALLYGYSGSMSYATIAQVVDGTVQDVNPALANTMGNDALLLVGAALLVMGLLFKVGAVPFHMWTPDVYQGAPTPVTGFMAAATKVAAFGALLRILYVVLPGLRWDWRPVMWGVAIVTMLAGAIVAITQTDIKRLLAYSSIAHAGFILAGVIAATPSGVSSVLFYLAAYSFVTIGAFAVVTLVRDAGGEATHLSKWAGLGRRSPLVAAVFAVFLLAFAGIPLTSGFAGKFAVFKAAAEGGAAPLVVVGVISSAIAAFFYIRVIVLMFFSEPRPEGPTVAVPSPLTMTAIGVGVAVTVVLGVAPQYFLELAGDAGVFVR; the protein is encoded by the coding sequence GTGAGCGCAACAGCCGTCCACAGCCTGTGGACAACGGCGGCCGACCCGATCTCGAAGATCGACGCGCCGAAGATCGAGTACGGACAGCTGGCCCCCACCCTGATCATCGTCGGCGCGGCGATCGTCGGGATGCTGGTCGAGGCGTTCGTCCCGCGGAAGTCCCGCTACTACGCACAGATGTTCGTCTCCGTGGTCGCGCTCGCCGCCGCGTTCGCCGCGGTGGTGGCGCTCGCCGCGAAGGGCTACGCCACGACCAAGGCGGGCATCGCGGCGATGGGCGCCATCGCCGTCGACGGACCGGCCCTGTTCCTGCAGGGCACGATCCTGCTGACCGCCCTGGTCGGCCTGTTCACCTTCGCCGAGCGCCGCCTCGACCCGGAGGCGCACGGCAACCGGGTGGACTCCTTCGCCGCCCAGGCCGCGGCGGTGCCCGGCAGCGACAGCGAGAAGCAGGCGGTCAAGGCCGGGTTCACCACCACCGAGGTGTTCCCGCTGCTGCTGTTCGCGGTCGCCGGCATGCTGGTCTTCCCGGCGGCCAACGACCTGCTGACGCTGTTCGTGGCGCTCGAGGTGCTCTCGCTCCCGCTGTACCTGCTCTGCGCCCTGGCCCGCCGCAAGCGGCTGCTGTCGCAGGAGGCGGCGGTGAAGTACTTCCTGCTCGGCGCCTTCGCCTCCGCGTTCACCCTGTTCGGCATCGCGCTGCTGTACGGCTACTCCGGCTCGATGTCGTACGCCACGATCGCGCAGGTCGTCGACGGCACGGTGCAGGACGTGAACCCGGCGCTCGCGAACACCATGGGCAACGACGCGCTGCTGCTGGTCGGCGCCGCGCTGCTGGTCATGGGCCTGCTGTTCAAGGTCGGCGCGGTCCCCTTCCACATGTGGACTCCCGACGTGTACCAGGGCGCCCCGACGCCGGTGACCGGCTTCATGGCGGCGGCGACCAAGGTGGCCGCGTTCGGCGCGCTGCTGCGCATCCTCTACGTCGTGCTGCCGGGCCTGCGCTGGGACTGGCGGCCGGTCATGTGGGGCGTCGCCATCGTCACCATGCTGGCCGGCGCGATCGTGGCGATCACGCAGACCGACATCAAGCGGCTGCTGGCGTACTCGTCGATCGCGCACGCGGGCTTCATCCTCGCGGGTGTCATCGCGGCCACGCCGTCGGGCGTCTCGTCCGTGCTGTTCTACCTGGCGGCGTACTCGTTCGTGACGATCGGCGCGTTCGCGGTGGTCACCCTGGTGCGGGACGCCGGCGGTGAGGCGACCCACCTGTCCAAGTGGGCGGGGCTCGGCCGCCGGTCCCCGCTGGTGGCGGCGGTCTTCGCGGTGTTCCTGCTGGCCTTCGCCGGCATTCCGCTGACCTCCGGCTTCGCCGGGAAGTTCGCCGTGTTCAAGGCGGCGGCGGAGGGCGGGGCGGCCCCGCTGGTCGTGGTCGGCGTGATCTCCTCGGCGATCGCGGCGTTCTTCTACATCCGCGTCATCGTCCTGATGTTCTTCAGCGAGCCGCGCCCCGAGGGCCCGACCGTCGCGGTGCCGTCACCGCTGACGATGACGGCGATCGGGGTCGGCGTGGCGGTCACGGTGGTGCTCGGTGTGGCGCCGCAGTACTTCCTGGAGCTGGCGGGCGACGCGGGAGTGTTCGTGCGCTGA
- a CDS encoding lipopolysaccharide biosynthesis protein, producing the protein MTDTQVHEPAAVRAGDGPRPAGSGPPGSDSLFKNAYFLMLSTGVSAVLGLGFWLVAARYYSEDAVGQGSAAIAAMRLLAGITATTMIGAVVRFVPRAGRETGRLVWGVYGTSSVVVALAAGVFLLTLDQWGASYAPLGTPLAGALFVAACVAWALLTLQDGVLTGLRKAEWVPAGNAVFSLGKLVLLAVLASALPVLGIFVSWAVAIAFSTLPLGWLIFRRLIPRQAAADHDVQPPALRSMGRFLAGDSLGALFSLAMINLLPVMVAVRFSAAENGYFYVAYTVGGTMEFMAINMASSLTAHASHDPRRLADGVRGALRRMALLLVPVVAVLVVFAPQILTPFDADYAEHGSTVLRLLALGALPRVVVELYIGVLRVQGRTGVLAALQGAMCVLVLGGAAVLFTPAGIAGAGWAVLAGMTLVAAVSVVGLRATLRDRTGGSVEPPSTAPEYGTRWARLNATAGYGTGRPRRPAHGEAPRAARGAVARAGQPSWAAGMSRPDPVGLAEPSPGDGYDRRLGRVLWALLGIATLVFWAAVPGAADGSAGELTGRRLLEGLPLPALVAGGTLLLVFVASVTLRTRAEPWLPGAALGSALVALHTAPVALGRGPEPVGGTPYREAAGLLAETVGLDGPGPLLRWAPLVCQLLCLVPLWLLLASAGRRLSWRGRWGALYLLAVGAWVWRDALAPVAPPLLALLVVLHTAVVLVPLPSLRGRRPSGRPED; encoded by the coding sequence GTGACTGACACCCAGGTGCACGAGCCCGCCGCGGTGCGGGCCGGCGACGGGCCCCGGCCCGCGGGCAGCGGCCCGCCCGGCTCCGACTCCCTTTTCAAGAACGCCTACTTCCTGATGCTCAGCACGGGCGTGTCCGCCGTACTGGGCCTGGGGTTCTGGCTCGTCGCCGCCCGCTACTACTCCGAGGACGCCGTCGGCCAGGGGTCCGCCGCGATCGCCGCGATGCGGCTGCTCGCCGGCATCACCGCGACCACGATGATCGGCGCCGTGGTCCGCTTCGTGCCCCGCGCGGGCCGCGAGACCGGACGCCTGGTGTGGGGCGTGTACGGGACGAGTTCGGTGGTCGTCGCCCTGGCCGCGGGCGTCTTCCTGCTCACGCTCGACCAGTGGGGCGCCTCCTACGCGCCCCTCGGCACCCCCCTGGCCGGGGCGCTGTTCGTCGCCGCGTGCGTGGCCTGGGCGCTGCTCACCCTCCAGGACGGCGTGCTCACCGGGCTGCGCAAAGCCGAGTGGGTGCCGGCGGGCAACGCGGTGTTCTCCCTGGGCAAGCTGGTCCTGCTGGCCGTCCTCGCGAGCGCGCTGCCGGTGCTGGGCATCTTCGTCTCCTGGGCCGTGGCCATCGCCTTCTCCACGCTGCCGCTCGGCTGGCTGATCTTCCGCCGGCTCATCCCCCGGCAGGCCGCCGCCGACCACGACGTGCAGCCGCCCGCCCTGCGGTCCATGGGACGCTTCCTGGCCGGTGACTCGCTCGGCGCGCTGTTCAGCCTCGCCATGATCAACCTGCTGCCCGTGATGGTCGCGGTCCGCTTCAGCGCCGCGGAGAACGGCTACTTCTACGTGGCGTACACCGTCGGCGGCACGATGGAGTTCATGGCCATCAACATGGCCTCGTCGCTCACCGCCCACGCCTCGCACGACCCGCGCCGGCTCGCCGACGGGGTGCGGGGGGCGCTGCGCAGGATGGCGCTGCTGCTGGTGCCGGTGGTCGCCGTGCTGGTCGTCTTCGCGCCCCAGATCCTCACGCCGTTCGACGCGGACTACGCCGAGCACGGCTCGACCGTGCTGCGGCTGCTCGCCCTCGGGGCGCTGCCCCGGGTGGTCGTGGAGCTGTACATCGGGGTGCTGCGGGTACAGGGGCGCACCGGAGTGCTGGCCGCGCTGCAGGGCGCGATGTGCGTGCTGGTGCTGGGCGGCGCGGCCGTGCTGTTCACCCCGGCGGGGATCGCGGGGGCCGGCTGGGCGGTGCTGGCCGGCATGACGCTGGTCGCGGCCGTCTCGGTGGTCGGGCTGCGCGCGACGCTGCGCGACAGGACCGGCGGGTCCGTGGAGCCTCCCTCCACCGCCCCCGAGTACGGCACCCGCTGGGCCCGGCTGAACGCCACCGCCGGGTACGGCACGGGCCGGCCCCGCCGTCCGGCGCACGGGGAGGCGCCTCGGGCCGCCCGGGGGGCTGTGGCGCGGGCGGGGCAGCCCTCCTGGGCCGCCGGGATGTCGCGTCCGGATCCCGTGGGCCTCGCGGAGCCGTCGCCCGGCGACGGATACGACCGGCGCCTGGGGCGCGTCCTCTGGGCGCTGCTCGGGATCGCCACCCTCGTCTTCTGGGCCGCGGTGCCCGGGGCCGCCGACGGCTCCGCCGGTGAGCTGACCGGACGCCGGCTGCTGGAGGGGCTGCCGCTCCCGGCGCTCGTGGCCGGGGGCACGCTGCTCCTCGTCTTCGTGGCCTCGGTGACGCTCCGCACCCGCGCCGAGCCCTGGCTGCCCGGTGCCGCGCTGGGCTCCGCGCTGGTCGCGCTGCACACCGCGCCCGTCGCCCTCGGCAGGGGACCGGAGCCCGTCGGCGGGACGCCGTACCGCGAGGCGGCCGGTCTCCTCGCGGAGACGGTGGGCCTCGACGGCCCCGGCCCGCTGCTGCGCTGGGCGCCGCTGGTCTGCCAGCTGCTGTGCCTCGTCCCCCTGTGGCTGCTGCTCGCGAGCGCGGGCCGGCGGCTGTCCTGGCGGGGGCGCTGGGGGGCGCTGTACCTCCTCGCGGTGGGCGCCTGGGTGTGGCGGGACGCCCTCGCCCCCGTCGCGCCGCCGCTGCTCGCCCTGCTCGTCGTACTGCACACGGCCGTGGTCCTCGTCCCGCTCCCGTCGCTCCGCGGGAGAAGACCGAGCGGCCGTCCCGAGGACTGA
- the recQ gene encoding DNA helicase RecQ, translating into MTVMESEALTALHRVFGYEAFRGEQEAVIEHVVAGGDAVVLMPTGGGKSLCYQIPALVRPGTGVVVSPLIALMQDQVDALRALGVRAGFMNSTQDFEERRVVEAEFLAGELDLLYLAPERLRLDSARDLLSRGKISVFAIDEAHCVSQWGHDFRPDYLTLSVLGERWPDVPRIALTATATHATHREITERLGMPDARHFVASFDRPNIQYRIVPKADPRKQLLGFLRGEHAGDAGIVYCLSRNSVEKTAEFLSRNGVEAVPYHAGLDAGTRAAHQARFLREEGLVVVATIAFGMGIDKPDVRFVAHLDLPKSVEGYYQETGRAGRDGQPSTAWMAYGLNDVIQQRKLIQSGEGDEAFRRRANQHLDAMLGLCETVRCRRGQLLAYFGQDPDAAGCGNCDTCLTPPETWDGTVAAQKVLSTVVRLQRERGQKFGAVQIVDILLGRRTAKVIQFDHDQLSVFGIGEELSEAEWRGVVRQLLAQGLLAVEGEYGTLVLTEASGAVLRREREVPLRKEPKKPATAKGAGGRGERKGKAAAAELPEELQPAFEALRAWRAEQAREQGVPAYVIFHDATLREIATVWPASVAELGGISGVGEKKLATYGEGVVAVLAGLTAPGDAGAASGDPGAPSEDPGHPDDWPEEEPEPDWS; encoded by the coding sequence ATGACAGTGATGGAGAGCGAGGCGCTGACCGCGCTGCACCGGGTGTTCGGGTACGAGGCCTTCCGCGGTGAGCAGGAAGCGGTCATCGAGCACGTGGTCGCGGGCGGTGACGCGGTGGTGCTCATGCCGACCGGTGGCGGGAAGTCGCTCTGCTACCAGATTCCGGCCCTGGTCAGGCCCGGTACGGGGGTCGTGGTCTCCCCGCTCATCGCGTTGATGCAGGACCAGGTGGACGCGCTGCGGGCACTGGGCGTGCGGGCCGGGTTCATGAACTCCACGCAGGACTTCGAGGAGCGGCGGGTCGTCGAGGCGGAGTTCCTCGCCGGCGAGCTGGACCTGCTGTATCTCGCACCGGAGCGGCTGCGGCTGGACTCCGCCCGGGACCTGCTGTCGCGCGGCAAGATCTCCGTCTTCGCGATCGACGAGGCGCACTGCGTGTCCCAGTGGGGGCACGACTTCCGGCCTGACTACCTCACCCTGTCGGTGCTCGGCGAGCGCTGGCCGGACGTCCCCCGCATCGCGCTCACGGCGACGGCCACCCACGCCACCCACCGGGAGATCACCGAGCGGCTGGGCATGCCGGACGCCCGCCACTTCGTGGCGAGCTTCGACCGGCCCAACATCCAGTACCGGATCGTGCCCAAGGCGGACCCCAGGAAGCAGCTGCTGGGCTTCCTGCGCGGGGAGCACGCGGGGGACGCGGGCATCGTCTACTGCCTGTCCCGCAACTCGGTCGAGAAGACCGCCGAGTTCCTCTCCCGCAACGGCGTCGAGGCGGTGCCGTACCACGCGGGCCTCGACGCGGGCACGCGCGCCGCGCACCAGGCGCGGTTCCTGCGCGAGGAGGGCCTGGTCGTGGTGGCGACCATCGCCTTCGGCATGGGCATCGACAAGCCGGACGTCCGGTTCGTCGCCCACCTCGACCTGCCCAAGTCGGTCGAGGGCTACTACCAGGAGACGGGCCGCGCGGGGCGCGACGGGCAGCCGTCCACGGCCTGGATGGCGTACGGGCTCAACGACGTCATCCAGCAGCGCAAGCTGATCCAGTCCGGTGAGGGCGACGAGGCGTTCCGGAGGAGGGCCAACCAGCACCTGGACGCGATGCTCGGCCTGTGCGAGACCGTGCGCTGCCGGCGCGGCCAGCTCCTCGCCTACTTCGGCCAGGACCCGGACGCGGCGGGCTGCGGCAACTGCGACACCTGCCTCACCCCGCCGGAGACCTGGGACGGGACGGTCGCGGCGCAGAAGGTGCTGTCCACGGTGGTGCGGCTGCAGCGGGAACGCGGGCAGAAGTTCGGCGCCGTGCAGATCGTCGACATCCTGCTGGGCCGGCGCACGGCCAAGGTCATCCAGTTCGACCACGACCAGCTGTCCGTGTTCGGCATCGGCGAGGAGCTGAGCGAGGCCGAATGGCGGGGCGTCGTCCGCCAGTTGCTGGCGCAGGGGCTGCTCGCCGTGGAGGGGGAGTACGGCACGCTGGTGCTGACCGAGGCCAGCGGGGCGGTGCTGCGGCGGGAGCGGGAGGTGCCGCTGCGCAAGGAGCCGAAGAAGCCGGCGACGGCCAAGGGCGCGGGCGGCCGGGGCGAGCGCAAGGGCAAGGCCGCCGCGGCCGAGCTGCCGGAAGAGCTCCAGCCCGCCTTCGAGGCGCTGCGCGCCTGGCGTGCCGAGCAGGCCCGCGAGCAGGGCGTCCCCGCGTATGTGATCTTCCACGACGCCACGCTGCGGGAGATCGCCACGGTGTGGCCCGCCTCGGTCGCCGAGCTGGGCGGGATCAGCGGGGTGGGCGAGAAGAAGCTGGCGACGTACGGGGAGGGCGTGGTGGCCGTACTGGCCGGGCTGACGGCGCCGGGCGACGCCGGCGCCGCGTCCGGGGACCCCGGCGCCCCGTCCGAGGACCCCGGCCACCCGGACGACTGGCCCGAGGAGGAGCCGGAGCCCGACTGGTCCTAG
- a CDS encoding DegT/DnrJ/EryC1/StrS family aminotransferase: MATGEAGPRRPRSGPQPEGLEETMRGRLGRECVYVPSCRLGLYVALRHWCPPGGRVLMSPVNDDVIFFVVLAAGLRPVQAPLNPFDGSIDAGAVPEETWGSLSAVLTTNLYGNPDPAPELRARCDASGIALLEDGAHAIGSEVGGRPVGAWGEASVFSLSKHVGAGAGGILAVADPRAAEAVRTACEELLTPRRTASEVAYALRPYAEAAVRGLGLRRAAWATLGLLGLAERDGIRMPLRPDALARATAAAPDLAAHDSWVRVDMHGYRLRSGPLRLGRIRRAVGRLDEVLRAHRDGTALLLATPWARPREGSGVQPLFRVPLLVADRDAAIAALARRGIAVGYLYDPPLDDYAGEEFTEPSPAPGRARWFAAHALPVDPLRAREAIGVLERSGVRPAEPPQELTRPGAARTEGLGPARD; this comes from the coding sequence ATGGCCACAGGGGAGGCCGGCCCGCGCCGGCCGCGCTCGGGTCCACAGCCGGAAGGGCTGGAGGAGACCATGCGTGGCCGGCTCGGCCGGGAATGCGTGTATGTGCCGTCGTGCAGGCTGGGGTTGTACGTGGCGCTGCGCCACTGGTGCCCGCCGGGCGGCCGGGTGCTGATGTCGCCGGTCAACGACGACGTGATCTTCTTCGTGGTGCTCGCCGCGGGACTGCGGCCGGTGCAGGCGCCGTTGAACCCGTTCGACGGGTCCATCGACGCCGGCGCCGTGCCCGAGGAGACATGGGGCTCGCTCTCCGCGGTGCTGACCACGAACCTCTACGGCAACCCGGACCCGGCGCCGGAACTGCGGGCGCGCTGCGACGCGTCGGGCATCGCGCTGCTGGAGGACGGGGCGCACGCGATCGGCAGCGAGGTCGGCGGCCGGCCCGTCGGCGCCTGGGGCGAGGCCTCCGTCTTCAGCCTTTCCAAACACGTCGGCGCGGGGGCCGGCGGCATCCTCGCGGTCGCGGACCCACGAGCGGCCGAGGCGGTGCGGACCGCCTGCGAGGAACTGCTCACGCCACGCCGGACGGCGTCCGAAGTCGCCTACGCCCTGCGGCCGTACGCCGAGGCCGCGGTGCGGGGGCTGGGACTGCGGCGGGCCGCGTGGGCCACGCTGGGGCTGCTGGGGCTGGCGGAGCGCGACGGGATCAGGATGCCGCTGCGCCCGGATGCGCTGGCCCGGGCCACGGCCGCCGCCCCGGACCTGGCCGCGCACGACTCCTGGGTCCGCGTCGACATGCACGGCTACCGCCTGCGGTCCGGACCGCTGCGGCTCGGGCGGATCCGGCGTGCCGTCGGACGGCTGGACGAGGTCCTCCGGGCCCACCGGGACGGCACCGCACTGCTGCTGGCGACACCGTGGGCCCGGCCGCGCGAGGGCAGCGGTGTGCAGCCGCTGTTCCGGGTGCCGCTGCTGGTGGCGGACCGGGACGCGGCGATCGCCGCACTGGCCCGGCGCGGCATCGCCGTCGGCTACCTCTACGACCCGCCCCTCGACGACTACGCGGGCGAGGAGTTCACGGAACCGTCGCCCGCCCCCGGAAGGGCCCGCTGGTTCGCGGCGCACGCGCTGCCGGTGGACCCGCTGCGGGCGCGGGAGGCCATCGGCGTGCTGGAGCGGTCCGGCGTGCGGCCGGCCGAACCGCCGCAGGAGCTGACACGGCCGGGGGCGGCGCGGACCGAAGGGCTGGGGCCGGCCCGTGACTGA
- a CDS encoding NADH-quinone oxidoreductase subunit M, giving the protein MSFPLLTATAVLPAVGAIATAAVPAAKRTAAKWLALSFSLATLVLAVVVLVRFDPDGARYQLTESHAWIADFGVRYELGVDGIGVALIALTALLIPFIVLAGWHDADPLETGSRRWRPTQGFFALILAVEAMVILSFEATDVFLFYIFFEAMLIPMYFLIGGFGDRAHAHGEATAATQRSYAAVKFLLYNLAGGLIMLAAVIGLYVVAGTFSLSEIAEARAGGSLEMATNTERWLFLGFFFAFAVKAPLWPLHTWLPNAMQESTAPVAVLITAVVDKVGTFAMLRFCLQLFPEASKWATPAVLVLAVISIIYGALLAVGQRDIKRLIAYASISHFGFIIMGIFAMTSQGQSGATLYMVNHGLSTAVLMLIAGFLISRRGSRLIADYGGVQKVAPVLAGTFLIGGLATLSLPGLAPFVSEFLVLVGTFTRYPVIGIIATFGIVLAALYTLVLYQRTMTGPVKPEVSAMPDLRVREIAVVAPLVVLLVFLGVYPKPLTDVVNPAVKHTMSDVQQKDPRPEVEAAK; this is encoded by the coding sequence GTGCTCCCGGCCGTCGGGGCGATCGCCACGGCCGCCGTACCGGCCGCGAAGCGCACGGCGGCCAAATGGCTGGCCCTGTCGTTCTCGCTCGCCACGCTCGTGCTGGCGGTCGTCGTCCTGGTGCGGTTCGACCCGGACGGCGCCCGTTACCAGCTCACCGAGTCGCACGCCTGGATCGCCGACTTCGGGGTGCGCTACGAACTGGGCGTGGACGGCATCGGGGTGGCGCTGATCGCGCTGACCGCGCTGCTGATCCCGTTCATCGTCCTCGCGGGCTGGCACGACGCCGACCCCCTGGAGACGGGAAGCAGGAGGTGGCGGCCGACGCAGGGCTTCTTCGCCCTGATCCTGGCCGTCGAGGCGATGGTGATCCTCTCCTTCGAGGCCACCGACGTCTTCCTCTTCTACATCTTCTTCGAGGCCATGCTCATCCCGATGTACTTCCTCATCGGAGGCTTCGGGGACCGTGCCCACGCGCACGGCGAGGCGACGGCGGCGACCCAGCGGTCGTACGCGGCGGTGAAGTTCCTGCTCTACAACCTGGCCGGCGGTCTGATCATGCTGGCCGCGGTGATCGGGCTGTACGTGGTCGCCGGGACCTTCTCACTGTCCGAGATCGCCGAGGCGCGGGCAGGCGGCTCGCTGGAGATGGCGACGAACACCGAGCGCTGGCTGTTCCTGGGCTTCTTCTTCGCCTTCGCGGTGAAGGCGCCGCTGTGGCCGCTGCACACCTGGCTGCCCAACGCCATGCAGGAGTCCACCGCCCCGGTGGCGGTGCTGATCACGGCCGTCGTCGACAAGGTGGGCACCTTCGCGATGCTCCGCTTCTGCCTCCAGCTGTTCCCGGAGGCCAGCAAGTGGGCGACGCCCGCCGTCCTCGTGCTGGCGGTCATCAGCATCATCTACGGCGCGCTGCTCGCGGTCGGCCAGCGCGACATCAAGCGGCTGATCGCGTACGCGTCGATCTCGCACTTCGGCTTCATCATCATGGGCATCTTCGCGATGACCAGCCAGGGGCAGTCCGGCGCCACGCTCTACATGGTCAACCACGGCCTCTCGACCGCCGTGCTGATGCTGATCGCCGGATTCCTGATCTCCCGGCGCGGCTCCCGGCTCATCGCCGACTACGGCGGTGTCCAGAAGGTCGCCCCGGTGCTCGCCGGCACGTTCCTGATCGGCGGCCTCGCCACCCTCTCGCTGCCGGGGCTCGCGCCCTTCGTCAGTGAGTTCCTGGTCCTGGTCGGCACGTTCACCCGCTATCCGGTGATCGGGATCATCGCCACCTTCGGCATCGTGCTCGCCGCGCTCTACACCCTCGTCCTCTACCAGCGGACGATGACCGGCCCGGTGAAGCCCGAGGTCTCCGCGATGCCCGACCTGCGGGTGCGGGAGATCGCGGTGGTGGCGCCGCTGGTGGTGCTGCTGGTCTTCCTGGGCGTCTACCCGAAGCCCCTCACGGACGTCGTGAACCCGGCGGTGAAGCACACCATGTCCGACGTACAGCAGAAGGACCCCCGGCCCGAGGTGGAGGCGGCCAAGTGA
- a CDS encoding M56 family metallopeptidase, giving the protein MTVCLLLLSVVAVTAAVPVPRALTRAKWPEREPVVALWVWQCLVATVLLCCVTALALGAAAVFGTVRAQLFAPAPPAVTAAYDLSAASPWTAALTLLLACGAAWTTAMLGRELVEARRRRGRAREHLRERAPDLPAGLPAARGPLLVLEEEYPDAWWMPGSPPQLIVTTGALRRLTDHQLDAVLTHERGHARARHDWLLHLSTALATGFPRVPLFAHFCDQTHRLVELSADDTASRRCGHLTTALALIELNQHRGVLSCASSRRLLGERVDRLLQPPPRLARRDRALTTAAAALVPLLPLLITFAPGLLTALS; this is encoded by the coding sequence ATGACCGTCTGCCTGCTCCTGCTGAGCGTCGTCGCCGTGACCGCCGCCGTGCCCGTCCCCCGGGCGCTGACCCGGGCGAAGTGGCCGGAACGGGAACCGGTGGTCGCCCTGTGGGTGTGGCAGTGCCTGGTGGCCACCGTCCTGCTGTGCTGCGTCACGGCCCTCGCGCTGGGCGCCGCCGCCGTCTTCGGCACCGTCCGCGCCCAGCTCTTCGCCCCGGCGCCGCCCGCGGTGACCGCCGCGTACGACCTGTCCGCCGCCTCGCCCTGGACGGCCGCCCTGACCCTGCTGCTGGCCTGCGGGGCGGCCTGGACGACGGCCATGCTGGGGCGCGAGCTGGTCGAGGCCCGCCGCCGGCGCGGCCGGGCCCGGGAGCATCTGCGGGAGCGCGCCCCCGACCTGCCCGCGGGGCTTCCCGCGGCCCGCGGTCCCCTGCTGGTGCTGGAGGAGGAGTACCCCGACGCCTGGTGGATGCCGGGCAGCCCGCCCCAGCTGATCGTGACCACCGGGGCCCTGCGGCGCCTGACCGACCACCAGCTCGACGCCGTCCTCACCCACGAGCGCGGCCACGCCCGCGCCCGCCACGACTGGCTCCTCCACCTCTCCACGGCCCTGGCCACCGGCTTTCCCCGGGTGCCGCTGTTCGCGCACTTCTGCGACCAGACACATCGCCTGGTGGAGCTGTCCGCCGACGACACGGCCTCCCGCCGCTGCGGCCATCTGACCACGGCGCTGGCGCTGATCGAGCTCAACCAGCACCGCGGTGTGCTGTCCTGCGCCTCCAGCCGCCGTCTGCTCGGCGAGCGCGTCGACCGCCTCCTGCAGCCCCCGCCCCGCCTCGCCCGCCGGGACCGCGCCCTGACGACGGCGGCGGCGGCCCTGGTCCCCCTGCTGCCCCTGCTGATCACCTTCGCACCGGGCCTGCTGACCGCCCTGTCCTAG
- the fahA gene encoding fumarylacetoacetase, which yields MPPFDVPEGDPFGPHNLPYGVFSPPGSSERTVGVRLGDHVLDAGAAAHALGSPYASLLARPTLNPLLAAGRTAWSDVRRALTAWVTVPAHRETVEPLFHPLSEVTLHLPFEVADYVDFYASENHARNVGRIFRPDAADSLTPNWKHLPIGYHGRSGTVVVSGADVVRPSGQRKAPADAAPVFGPSVRLDIEAEVGFVVGVPSERGRPVPLGDFRDHVFGLCLLNDWSARDVQAWEYVPLGPFLGKSFATSVSAWITPLDALDEARVAPPERTHELLPYLDDAGEEPGGYDLRITVTINGHTVSEPPFSTMYWTAAQQLAHTTVNGASLRTGDLYGSGTVSGPAERERGSLLELTWNGRDPLELPDGKRTFLEDGDVVTLSAWAPGPDGVRVGLGEVTGRVVPAV from the coding sequence ATGCCCCCCTTCGATGTCCCCGAGGGCGATCCCTTCGGCCCGCACAACCTGCCGTACGGCGTGTTCTCGCCCCCCGGTTCCTCGGAGCGGACCGTGGGCGTCCGGCTCGGCGACCACGTCCTGGACGCCGGCGCCGCGGCGCACGCCCTGGGCTCTCCCTACGCCTCCCTGCTCGCCCGCCCGACCCTCAACCCGCTGCTGGCGGCGGGCCGTACGGCCTGGTCGGACGTGCGGCGGGCGCTCACGGCGTGGGTGACGGTCCCGGCCCACCGGGAGACCGTGGAACCGCTGTTCCACCCGCTGTCCGAGGTGACCCTGCACCTCCCGTTCGAGGTCGCGGACTACGTCGACTTCTACGCCTCGGAGAACCACGCCCGGAACGTCGGCCGGATCTTCCGCCCCGACGCCGCCGACTCCCTGACCCCCAACTGGAAGCACCTGCCGATCGGTTACCACGGCCGTTCCGGCACGGTCGTGGTGTCCGGCGCCGACGTCGTACGCCCCTCGGGCCAGCGCAAGGCGCCCGCGGACGCCGCCCCGGTCTTCGGGCCGTCCGTGCGGCTGGACATCGAGGCCGAGGTCGGCTTCGTGGTCGGCGTGCCGTCCGAGCGGGGCCGCCCGGTGCCGCTCGGCGACTTCCGCGACCACGTCTTCGGCCTCTGCCTCCTCAACGACTGGTCCGCGCGCGACGTCCAGGCCTGGGAGTACGTGCCCCTCGGCCCGTTCCTCGGCAAGTCCTTCGCCACCTCGGTGTCGGCGTGGATCACCCCGCTGGACGCCCTGGACGAGGCCCGCGTCGCGCCGCCGGAGCGCACCCACGAGCTGCTGCCGTACCTGGACGACGCGGGCGAGGAGCCCGGCGGCTACGACCTGCGGATCACCGTCACGATCAACGGTCACACCGTCTCCGAGCCGCCCTTCTCCACCATGTACTGGACGGCCGCGCAGCAGCTCGCCCACACGACCGTCAACGGCGCCTCGCTGCGCACCGGCGACCTGTACGGCTCCGGCACGGTGAGCGGGCCCGCCGAGCGGGAACGCGGCTCACTGCTCGAACTGACCTGGAACGGCCGTGACCCCCTCGAACTCCCGGACGGGAAGCGGACGTTCCTCGAGGACGGCGACGTGGTGACGCTGTCGGCCTGGGCGCCGGGCCCGGACGGTGTGCGCGTGGGCCTCGGCGAGGTCACGGGACGGGTGGTCCCCGCCGTGTGA